One part of the Eucalyptus grandis isolate ANBG69807.140 chromosome 10, ASM1654582v1, whole genome shotgun sequence genome encodes these proteins:
- the LOC120285979 gene encoding glucan endo-1,3-beta-glucosidase 14-like yields MASSSSLLRALFLLLSLSDSATQILGLEFGINYGQIADDLPSPSRVATLLGSLNVSRVKLYDADPNVLQAFSNSNVDFIIGIGNDNLQNMTILANAQDWIQQHVQPYIGQTQISCIVVGNEVLNSSNNQWMPYLVPAMKTVYSALSNLGLNKQVAVTTAHSLNILATSYPPSAGSFWPNLAQYLQPLLNFQAQINTPFLINAYPYFAYKGSPSEVSLNYVLFQPNEGLTDPVTNLHYDNMLYAQIDAVYSAIKAMGHTDITVRISETGWPSKGDDDEAGATLENAHIYNENLLQRIEQKQGTPAKPSVPIDIYVFALFNENLKPGPTSERNYGLYYPDGTPVYSLGLQGYLPELYSATGTRPGLYSATGTRVSPFSVVLVSIMTFLMNI; encoded by the exons ATTCTGCGACTCAAATTCTAGGCCTCGAGTTCGGGATTAATTATGGCCAAATAGCGGACGACCTGCCCTCGCCTTCTCGTGTCGCCACCCTCCTTGGATCCCTCAACGTCAGTAGGGTAAAGTTGTATGATGCAGATCCCAATGTCCTCCAAGCATTTTCCAATTCCAATGTCGACTTCATCATTGGTATAGGCAATGACAATCTCCAGAACATGACCATTCTTGCCAACGCCCAAGATTGGATCCAACAGCACGTCCAACCTTACATTGGCCAAACCCAGATCAGCTGCATCGTGGTTGGTAACGAAGTGTTAAACAGCAGCAATAACCAATGGATGCCTTATCTCGTCCCGGCGATGAAAACCGTATATTCAGCCCTTTCCAACCTTGGACTGAATAAGCAAGTCGCGGTCACAACAGCGCATTCACTCAATATTTTAGCTACTTCATACCCGCCCTCTGCAGGTTCTTTCTGGCCAAATCTTGCTCAGTACCTCCAACCCCTGTTGAATTTCCAGGCGCAGATAAATACTCCATTTCTCATAAACGCGTATCCTTACTTTGCGTATAAGGGTAGTCCGAGCGAGGTGTCGCTGAATTATGTGCTTTTCCAGCCTAATGAAGGGCTGACCGATCCCGTCACCAACTTGCACTATGATAATATGTTGTACGCTCAAATTGATGCGGTTTATTCAGCTATTAAAGCGATGGGACATACTGATATCACCGTCAGGATTTCTGAGACAGGTTGGCCGTCCAAGGGTGATGACGATGAGGCAGGGGCTACACTGGAGAATGCGCATATATACAATGAAAATTTGTTGCAGAGGATAGAGCAGAAACAAGGTACCCCTGCTAAGCCATCGGTGCCTATTGACATATACGTGTTTGCGCTATTTAACGAAAACTTGAAGCCTGGTCCGACATCTGAGAGGAACTATGGACTCTACTATCCAGATGGTACTCCAGTTTATAGCCTTGGATTGCAAGGTTATCTTCCAGAACTATATTCAGCGACTGGGACAAGACCAGGATTATATTCAGCGACTGGGACAAGA GTATCGCCTTTCTCTGTTGTTTTAGTATCCATCATGACATTCTTAATGAATATTTGA